From Chryseobacterium joostei, the proteins below share one genomic window:
- the rpiB gene encoding ribose 5-phosphate isomerase B, translating into MKRKIAIAADHAGYEYKEIVKNYLSEQFEVQDFGTFSTNSVDYPDFVHPAATSVENGENELGILICGSGNGVQITANKHQKIRCALCWMPEIATLARLHNDANMISMPARFISKELAIEIVDKFLSTDFEGGRHQNRVDKIAVC; encoded by the coding sequence ATGAAAAGAAAAATTGCTATCGCAGCGGACCATGCAGGCTATGAATATAAGGAGATTGTTAAGAACTACCTTTCAGAACAATTTGAAGTTCAGGATTTTGGAACGTTCTCCACAAACAGTGTGGATTATCCAGACTTTGTTCACCCTGCTGCAACCTCTGTGGAAAACGGAGAAAATGAGCTTGGAATTTTGATCTGTGGAAGCGGAAATGGCGTTCAGATCACTGCTAACAAACATCAGAAGATTAGATGCGCGCTTTGCTGGATGCCGGAGATTGCAACATTGGCAAGACTGCATAATGATGCGAATATGATTTCCATGCCGGCAAGGTTTATATCAAAGGAACTGGCAATTGAAATTGTAGATAAATTTCTTTCTACAGATTTCGAAGGTGGAAGACACCAAAACAGGGTTGATAAAATTGCTGTTTGCTAA
- a CDS encoding phosphoglycerate kinase has protein sequence MKTINDFNFKDKKALVRVDFNVPQDDQLKVTDNTRIVAVKPTVEKILKDGGSVILMTHLGRPKGEVKDEFSLKHILGEVSSVLGQEVKFVDECIGEKAEKAASELKPGEILLLENVRFHNEEEKGDEGFAEQLSKLGDAYVNDAFGTAHRAHASTAVIAKFFNSTKFFGLLMAKELQAIDKVLKSGEKPITAILGGSKVSTKITIIENILPAVDNLIIGGGMAFTFIKALGGKIGNSLVEEDKIPLALEILGKAKEHKVKIYLPSDAIIAESFSNDVERKEADIYAIPEGWMGLDAGHKSRDQFNDVLLNSRTILWNGPIGVFEMSHFAGGTVALGDSIAEATRLGAFSLVGGGDSVAFVKQFGYADKVSYVSTGGGAMLESLEGLELPGVAAINN, from the coding sequence ATGAAAACAATTAACGACTTCAATTTTAAAGATAAGAAAGCTCTTGTAAGAGTTGATTTCAATGTTCCACAGGATGACCAGCTGAAGGTAACTGACAATACCAGAATTGTTGCAGTGAAGCCAACGGTAGAGAAAATCCTTAAAGATGGCGGCTCTGTTATCTTAATGACACACCTTGGAAGACCAAAAGGAGAGGTTAAGGATGAGTTTTCTCTAAAGCACATCCTAGGGGAAGTTTCCAGTGTTCTTGGTCAGGAAGTGAAGTTCGTTGATGAGTGTATTGGGGAAAAGGCTGAAAAAGCAGCTTCTGAGCTTAAGCCTGGTGAAATTCTATTATTGGAAAATGTACGTTTTCACAATGAAGAGGAGAAAGGTGATGAAGGTTTTGCTGAGCAGCTTTCTAAATTGGGGGATGCTTATGTAAATGATGCTTTCGGAACAGCACACAGGGCTCATGCTTCAACAGCTGTAATTGCGAAATTCTTTAATTCAACTAAATTCTTCGGTTTACTGATGGCTAAAGAACTTCAAGCAATCGATAAAGTTTTGAAAAGTGGTGAGAAACCTATCACTGCAATCTTAGGTGGATCTAAGGTTTCAACTAAGATTACCATTATAGAAAACATTCTTCCGGCAGTAGATAATTTGATTATTGGAGGTGGAATGGCTTTCACATTTATTAAGGCTCTGGGAGGTAAAATTGGAAATTCATTAGTAGAAGAAGATAAGATTCCTTTAGCTCTTGAAATCTTAGGTAAAGCAAAAGAACATAAAGTTAAGATTTATCTTCCTTCTGATGCCATCATCGCTGAAAGTTTCAGTAATGATGTTGAAAGAAAAGAAGCAGATATTTATGCAATTCCCGAAGGATGGATGGGATTGGATGCAGGCCACAAATCAAGAGATCAGTTTAATGATGTATTATTAAATTCAAGAACAATTCTTTGGAATGGTCCAATTGGAGTTTTTGAAATGTCACATTTTGCTGGAGGAACTGTTGCACTTGGTGACAGTATTGCTGAAGCTACAAGATTAGGTGCTTTCTCTTTAGTTGGAGGAGGAGACAGTGTTGCTTTTGTTAAGCAGTTTGGATATGCTGATAAAGTAAGCTATGTTTCTACCGGAGGTGGAGCAATGCTTGAAAGTCTTGAGGGACTTGAGCTTCCTGGAGTAGCTGCTATCAACAATTAA